The window TATTTTTTTGTCAAATGTTTTTAAAACCGTTTAGTTAAGTTATAACAAGGATATCCCGAACCCAAAATAACTGACTGTCAAGTGATAACCCACCAATATATTTCAGTGAATGGCTAATGAGAAGTAAGATTTTACGTATGTTCTTAAACCCCAATTTCTATAAGTTTTTACATATGTTCTTAAACCCCAATTTCTGAAACAAAAATTGGGTTTTACATTTCAATAGGGATGGAAACATGATTTTGGTTTACCTCATACCCACTGTTTTACCATGAACAACAAAATTTGAACTACACAATCGTCTCTCGAACACACATGTTTTTAAATCTATATACAATCTCAATTCTGTGTGTGATCTATTCCCATTGTTTCTAGATCGTTCTAATGGAACATTCTTTAGCAGGTTCCCCTTTCATAGCTTCAAATGAATCCATCTAAACTTGTCGTACTTTTGTGTGCCTTTACAGTCTTCCAATATCAATTACTAATGACGTTGGATGAACTGTTGAATGACCACAAGAGGTTGACTCAAATACCTTGCGACACTAGGAATAGGATTAGGCACCTAGCATACTTTCAAATGACCCACGCGTTTGACCTTGTATGTAAGCAAAATACGAGAATGGATAAAAGATGTTTCACAATTCTATGTCATCTACTTAGAACAATGGTCAAATTAGCATCGATAGAAATCGCCAATGTGGAGGAGATGGTTTCTATGTTCCTCCACATGTTGGCACACGATGTGAAGAACTAAGAGACCCAACAGGAGTTTGTACGGTCTAGTGAGACAGTCTTGCGGCATTTCAACCTAGTGTTGTAGGTCGTGCTTCGTCTGCATGACGAGTTATTAGCAAAACCACAACTAGAGACGAGCGCATGCACAGAACCACATTGACGACATTTTGAGGTTACAATTTCTTATATTGGGTGTAATTGATAGTCAATGTCTGTTCGCATTTCTGATTTGACATTTCTTATTCATTGCAGAATTACCTTGGGGCCTTAGACGACACGTACATTAAGGTGTACGTGACCGCAAGTGATCGATCTAGATATAGAACATGGAAGGGTGAAGTGACCAAAAACGTCATTGACGTATCGACACAAAAGGAGACTTTGTTTTCGTCTTATTCAGCTGGGAAGAATCCGCAGCCGACTCGTGCATCATTTGAGATGACATCTCACGACTCAATGAACTAAAAGTTCTAAAGGGTAAAAGCAACTGTTACCCCATAAtactttcttttctataatacccttatttataatataaaaataattgataTCATATCAGGGTATTACTACCTTTGCGACACGGGGTACCCAAACGCGAAGGGATTTCTGGCTCCttatagaggccaacgatatcACCTCCAAGAGTGGCGTGGAGTCGAAAATGTAACAAAAACATCGAAGGAGTTCTTTGACATGAAGCAATATTCTTTTGCACGAAATGTTATTGAATGAGCATTCGGTTTGTTGAAAGGCTGGTGGAAAATCCTCTGCGGGAAGTCATATACCCCGTTCAAGTCCAATTCACACTATTATAGTGTGTTGTCTACTACATAATGTAATAAATCGAGAGGTGATGAACGTCGATATTTTGGACGGTGTCAATGAGGGTGAGTCAAACTACACAACGATTGGAGGTGATGACATCAACTATATTGAAGCCTCGAATGAATGGACTCAATGGAGGGATGACCTTGTGGAGGCAATATTCAGTGAATGGCAGTTGTGTAACCACTAGTACCATCTTAGTTTTCGTAGAACCACGTTAATAAAATTTTTGTACTATGCTGCTTGCGattttgtttttcatattttgtttgTGTGTATTGACGAATTTGTTTGACAAAAAAACCCAATTATAGAATTCCCATTTTTACTGAATGTGTTCATTGTCTACATATGTCACTTACActtattttttcttacattCATTTGTCAGTATGGCCAACTCGTCGAGGAACTTGAATCATCCATGGATGAAGGCAGAGGAGTCATGTCTTGTTGACTATCTTGTGAACTTGGTTAACGCGGGAAGGTGAATGTCAGACAATGGGACCTTCAGACCCGATTACCTAGTCCAATTGGTAAGAATGATGAGGGAGAAGATGCCAAGATACAATTTGATGTCGACCATTGTTATCGAAAGTAGGATTAAGTTATTGAAAAGAACGGTTTAGGTCATTATAGAAATACATGGATCGACGTGCAGTGGCTTCGACTGGAATGACGAGCTTAAGTGCATCATTGCAGAGAAGGACGTCTTCGACAGTTGAGTTAGGGTAAAAAGCTAGATGAATGCGAATTTTTTACATCATTATAATCAAATACTGACGACTGTTTTTTTTCACTATTTGTACAAACGCGTCCTGCAGCCAACGACCTACTAAACAAGCCTTTTCCGCTTTATGACGAGCTATTGTATGTCTTTAGGAAAGATCGTGCGACGGGGGCCCATGCAGAGACATTCGTTGATATCAGGTCCAATGTGCCAGGGGGAAGCAAAGGAGTTCAACAAGAAGATGGGCTAGATATGGAGTTCCCTACTATGTACAACCCAGGAATGAACATGTCGCCTGAAGACATGATGGGCACACGACTTGGTAAGTCCATCGACTGTAGGTCGGTTCTAGTAGATTGAAGAGGAAGAGCGGAGGGTAGACTGTCGAGACTGTGGACGTCATTCGCGAAGCCATGGACTATGTGAATGACAATCTCATGTGCATCGTGGATTGGTTGAAGATAGCTAGGTAGGGGGAAGACTCTATGCAGCAAGAAGTCATTGCACAGTTGTAGGCTATCCCTCAACTCAGTGTAGAAGACAGTGCACGATGTATGATGGTAATGACACAGAAGCTCACCGTCATGAAAGCCTTTTTGGACTTATCAGATGAGATGAAGCTTGCCTACTACAACGTCATTTTGCAAGATAACCCATGATTGTCTGTCCATTTCAACCGCATGACCCGTATTTGTTttggttttcattttttttgccTCTGCATGATGCTCGATGTAATTGACTTCATCGTTTAACTTCATTcctaataataattttatttggtATTTCGTTTCATTTCAATGAAATTATATTGACAATCGGTTTAAATCAATTATTAACAATACACAATTTCCAAGATTGCATTTACAATATcaattaaaaaaagagatataaTTTATTCGCACCTAACGTATCTATTAATTTATTGGCAAGAAACGCTTGCATCCAAAACATTGAAAATTGATACCATATTTACGAAAACTAATAGAACATGTTTTCCAAAAATATCTAACAAtttcaataaattaaaactacgaatatttgtttattggatttagaatacgaatttaagaaaaaaaatacaagaatacgtatttaaaaaatatatataaaaaataattttaataattcttCCAACATAATCCTTCTCCAAACAAGGATTATCATCATCCTTTTTTCATAACCCaagattattataatcttttcCCCCATATTCCTTTCTCCAAATAGCCCCTGAGTGACCAAAAGGTTGTCTTGATGTTCTTTTTCATAACCCaagattattataatcttttcCCCCATATTCCTTTCCCCAAATAGCCCCTGAGTGACCAAAAGGTTGTCTTGATGTTAAgtatgttttttaaatttatttgataagGTAGATGGTAAGGTCATTATGTAACAATTCTAAAATATGAAAACTAGTAGAAAACCATTGAGATACGAAAGTTACtaaatttatgaatttttagaACCAGTACctataaattatttttactaAACTATAAAATCTATTAACAAAAACTCTGGAGCGGCATCCCGGTAAGATTTGTTATTTTACAAAAGTTAAAACTTGAAATGatttgttttctaaaaaagaaagaaaagaatacCAATACCAAAAATGATATTGAAAAAGGTGGGCCGATTTTTTGTTCTTAATCTTAATAATACTATTTCATAGGGGTGGAAAAAACCTTACAAGCAAAAGATTAGAAGGTCCCACTGATTTCAGTGTTTTGGTCAATCTTATCTCTGTGAACATTTTTCACATCCAATCCAATTATACAAGAGTTCGTAACATGATGATTATGATCACGACGACGACCCAAAATCATCAAACGcctcttttccatttctttcactcaatccttttttccctttcttttcatgTTTCAACTTTACAGGGCGATCTGAGCGTGGAAGGTGTTGGGTTCGAACCCCAATTGTTTTTTCTGTTGCTGTGGCTGTGGCTGCTCAATTTCTCATCTCGCTTTGCCCATCACTTCCTCGCGTACAGACACGTATTCCTAAGTAAACCAATTCATGATCATCATTAGTCAAATACTCTGCTTACCTTTTAGTCGCAAAAGTTGCCCATTAACTGTTCGACGAAATGTCTGACTTAATGACTGACCTCTAGTTTCTGAATCAGGTCCTTGGCGTTGGGTGCTGACACTATGATGTTGCGTTGTGATGGTTTTATGAAACCATCTTCCACTGCTTGGTCGATAAAAGTGAGGAGGTTGTTGTAGTAGCCCTCCACATTCAGCAACCCAACCTGAGGAAGAGAAATTGCACAACAAACTTAAAGGTCGTGAGATCAAAACAAAGCTTTCTAGCAGAGTTTAATGAGGTAATTTTTGTAGAGTTTACTGGTTTGTCGTGGATGCCTAGTTGAGCCCATGTGATGACTTCTAACAGTTCTTCCATAGTTCCATACCCACCTGAAAATCAGTGCAGTGAAGGGAAAATGAAACCCATTATCAGTGGTCTTTTTTAAAAAGGGGACTATGATAAGAAATGTAAGAAAGAAGTGCGGGATTGTGTTTCTGAATAGGAAAGCGAAAAGGGAATGGATGGGACCTGGAAGGGCTATAAAGCAATCTGAATGGCGGGCCATTTCTGCCTTCCTTTGGTGCATGTTGTCTACTGGTCTTGTCTCTCCCACTGTTTCTCCAGTTATCTATAATTTTTCCCCCAAGAAATTATCATTTTATAGAATAACAAGTTGTGTTTTGGCTGATTGAATTTTCAATTAGCCAAAACAAATTCAATAACAAATTAGGCTATTGGCATATTTCTGACCTCTTTGTTCATTAATGTCCTGGGAATGATCCTGCAAATCAACCAAACccaaacaaattaaacaaacatatctaaaattaaaactttGAAACATCAAACCATTTTCTGAATAGAAATTCAAGTTGTTTCGATCACTTACCCCATGACTCTGCCGCCACCATGATGAACAGCCTGGGAAACCAGACCCATTAGCCCAATGCTTCCACCTCCATAGACAAGCCCTAATCTTCTTGAAACCTGCATAGAGAAACAACAGCATAATATGTACATACACGTAGAAAGGAAGGAAGGGGGAAAGTGAAAAAGACAGAGGCTTTCGTGAATGGGTGATATTAAGAGAGATTTTCAAAGCGTACCAGCTCCTGAGCTAAATCAATGGCTGCATCTCTATAGCAGTCTCTCTTTCCTGTGCTGCTTCCACAAAACACACAAACCCTTTTGAACCTGGACTTTACTACCTCCCCTTCCAT is drawn from Cucumis melo cultivar AY chromosome 11, USDA_Cmelo_AY_1.0, whole genome shotgun sequence and contains these coding sequences:
- the LOC103490551 gene encoding cytokinin riboside 5'-monophosphate phosphoribohydrolase LOG5, giving the protein MEGEVVKSRFKRVCVFCGSSTGKRDCYRDAAIDLAQELVSRRLGLVYGGGSIGLMGLVSQAVHHGGGRVMGIIPRTLMNKEITGETVGETRPVDNMHQRKAEMARHSDCFIALPGGYGTMEELLEVITWAQLGIHDKPVGLLNVEGYYNNLLTFIDQAVEDGFIKPSQRNIIVSAPNAKDLIQKLEEYVSVREEVMGKAR